From the Schistocerca piceifrons isolate TAMUIC-IGC-003096 chromosome 2, iqSchPice1.1, whole genome shotgun sequence genome, the window GGTGAGACTTGCTTGaaacttccttcttttctttttattactaAAACTCATCCTGATTATCAGCCTGTGGTCTGTTACTCATTACTGCTTTGTTCTTATTTATTCCTGCATCTGGAGGGCTGTCTATCAGAGCCTTCTTACTAGGTTGGGTGGTGGTACCTTCCAGCAGCCCACTGTGTGCattgggaggaggaaaagaaaattttggaggatCCATTTTGGTCCCAGGAGCAGGTAGGGAAGAAAgggtccacccagacagagccctgcgtgcctgagtaagccttatacaactgaggtgaggcaggttccccagaggttgcactttaatgactgttccacctcaacagccatgcatctcatagtgTGCAGCACACTTTGAGCCTGACGGGTCATGGAGGTTCATTTCATCCTCACAATCTGGGGAGATAGACCTAGATTCTGTGAGACACACAATGTTCCATAGCTGTACCATACGGTTGTTACTGAAACATGTCCAGAACTTACGATGACAGAGGACTGAtggcacttaccagtccccagatcaggaaccccagggtcaccaagcccatacccagcaaacgaatgctgagacCCTGAGGCCAAAAAGATCTAAAAGTCCATGCAGCCTCCCACATTTGCTATGTCTTTTGCATCAATCCTTCAACAAGCCTATTCTAAACCTGATGCCTCTACACAAATGGAGATTCCAAGTGTCAACACTAACAcctgcaccggccggagtggccgagcggttaaaggcgctacagtctggaaccgcacgaccgctacggtcgcaggttcaaatcctgcctcgggcatggatgtgtgtgatgtccttaggttagttaggtttaagtagttctaagttctaggggacttatgaccacagcagttgagtcccatagtgctcagagccatttgaactaacaccTGCACGTGTCAGTGCACTTGGATGACAGCAAGTGTTTCAGAGCGTGTAGCTCCGCTAGAACAGCAGAAAAAGGTACAGTGGCCAATCTAGTAGAGCCCAAGGTACCTCCCATGGCCGAGGCTGTTCGGAAGCCCAGCTCCAGCGAAGCCATCAAAACAGTGAAAAGCTAGTACAAAGCAGCAATAAGAGGTAAATCAAGTAGTAAACCGTTGCACCGTGTCAACGTGATTCTACCTGATACTTCATCTGGCTCTTCCCCAGAAATGATGGAGTATGaggtatgtgtggggcaatcatcttgcCCCACAACTGAAGCTCTACCCACTTCAGTCTCCTCACCACAGCGGAGaggcaggatgaaggtgctacccacGTGATTGATGGAGcacatacttcagtggaacttgaaGGGATttaggacgcatgtggaggaacttcgccTATTATCCCAGGGCACACCACTGTGTCTGTGTCTTCAGAAAACTAATTTCACTCAATCATTCACCCCTGAGCTTAAAAGGCTATGTATGCCACAAAAAGGATGACCTAAGTggggagagagctagaggaggggtaggtattttcgtcagtacCAACTACCACTCCTTGGCTCTTTCCCTTGCAATGAATTTACAATCACTTGCCATATCAATGCATGTGAATCATCCATTGACAAAATGTTTCCATTACCTGCGCCCACACGATACACTCAATAAGGATGCTCTCAATGACCTTCTTATACTGCTCCACCACtccttcatcctctgtggtgattttaatgcacacagtGTGTTTTGAGGCTCAGCAACTACCtaccccaggggtagagcaattgagaagcTTCTCATGTCATCATGTGCATATTTGCTAAAAATGCAACAGAGTACTGACTGCTGCACTGCAACTGGCTCGTTCTCTGCCTTCCATCTTTCGCTTTGCTTCTTTAGCCCTCGCTCATACTGCGCAATAGGAAGTGCATGTGACTTGCATGGAAGTGATCACTTCCTGATCTGGATTCAGCTGCCAGATAGAGTGGAACCCGAAGGGAAACCACTGTGATGTGTGCTCAGTCGGACAGACTGGACACTATATAGTCAGCTAGCCCAGTTTGAACTCATGTCAATGTTGATgtatgggtggatcatattaccaaaataaTCCATCGCATCACTGAAGCATCCATTACAGTCCATGCAACAACTGAAGAGGGACCTCTGAAGCATCCATTCCAAAGTCCATGCGACAACTGgagaggcagcctgtcccttggtggagcaAAGAATGCTGCTCTGCCATCGGAACTAGGTGTGCGGCTCTGCGTAGGTTCTAGTGCTGGCCCACTGCAGAGAATCTTGCAGTCTTTCGGGTGGTGAGGGCGAAATGTCACTGGATTATtcaagagagcaagaagaggtcactGCAACAGTTCCTGATCACCACTAATTGTTCCATGAAGAGTTatatgggagaccatcaggagaatttctgggagaggagggaggaaCCTCATGGCTGCTGTAATGGAGAACGGCACTCTCTAAACCAGTCCGCAAGACATTGCCCAGACTGTGGTGGCCTATTATGCCACAAATTACTGCAAtcaccagtcaggatccaggtttccagacCCACAGATCGGTTGCTGAGAGGAGCAGTTTGGAGTTCTGGTCCACCACTGATGAAGATTACAACTGGCCATTTACCATATGGGAGCtagattctgcattgtctgcagcCCATGACACATCCCCAGGTCTTGAAAGAATCCATTACAGTATGTTATGGCACCTCACAAGGTTTGaggcaattttaattcctcttttaaaacctgggaaagactgtACATGCCCAAGTAGTTATCATAGTGTTGCCCTCACAAATTGCATGGAAAAGACCTTGGAGCAGGCCTACAACactacttggaggcatcttatcCTCGTGCAGCTTCATATATGTGGTTTTCGTGGGTGTATTCCCATTTTTATTCAGTCCTTGCTCTCGCCATGGTATTTTCAATACCGAGTCGGTgatgtcctgtctgatcacttcaGAAGAACCATGTACCTCAAGGTAGTGTGTTAggtgtgactgtctttgccatacCTGTTAATAGCATTACATCAATTGTGAAAAGTACTGTCCAgtattctttgtttgtggatgacttctctgtgttttgctcttcttcaagccttgcaatggCAACACATCGGTTGCAACTAACTGATGTTTGGATGAATGGGTGCAGAAGAGTGGTTGTAAGTTTTCCACTGAGAAGTCTGTGAGTGttctttttaaccattcttgttccattttaaactttcctgagttgaggatgagggaaaCTGTTCTTAATTCTAAGATGCAGTGAAGTTGTCCCATGAGGctctaagtattttaaaatgtcttagccacagtacatgtggAACAGACAGGACTTTTCTGCTCTGGTTTTACAGAGCCTTTGTGTtatctcggcttgattatgggtgcgTGGTGTACTGGTCTGTGAGACcttcttatttaaagatgttgggtgtggtgcaccatgaaggaatttggttggccactggggcattcagaatgAGCcacataccaagcctctgtgcaaaGGCTGGTGAACTGCCACTTCACATCAGGTGATGACTACTTACGGTGCGCCAGGTATGtaaaacactgtccacaccatacacacgtgcataccatactgttgcttgGCCTCCAATGGAAAGACTTTTTTGTAACTGACAAAAAGCAATGAGGTCCTATGGGATTTGCATGAAGAATTGTCTTTTCTAGATGAGTGTGGCTGGTCTTAATGTTTTACATCGTGGTTGGAGATTTCCCCCTTGGCTCCTCCAGAGGCCCAGACGTACTTTAGACTTGACCAATTTTATGAAAGATAGTATACCATATTTTACATTTCAATCTATGTGTTTTAACATTTCAGATATGCATCATGGTTTCACAgtagtgtacactgatggctccaaacaaagGGACTTCTCTTGGCTGCTCTGTAGTGTTCCTCAACCATGTCACCAGGCATTGGCGATGAGTATACTGTTTTCTCAGTGGAGCTCCAAGCGATCCTAAAGGTACTGGAGCAGATGCAATGTATTCAGGACAAAAATTttctcatctgctctgattccctgagtgcCTTACAATTGTTACAGAACCTGTACCCAGCTGATAAATTGGCCCAGCTGATATTTGACCTATTATACTTGCTCCagcaggtgtcattctgctgggtgtCAAGGCATGTGGGGATACTGGGCAaatgggctgccaaggaggcctgcagaggacaGTATGTGGTACAGTGTCCTATTCCCCTGCAGGCTGTCATTTCGGCACTACATAGGAAGTCCATGCAGTTGTGGGATGAGGAATGGCTGGCAGTAAGAGACAGTAAGCTGCGGTTGGTAAAATCAACTATCTGGCCATGGCATTCCTCCTGCTGGTTGCTCAAGAAGGATGAAGTGACTTTCACACATCTTCAAACTGGGCTCTGCCCTATTACACATGGCTTTTTACTATGGTGAGAGGATCCCTGTTTTGTTATGCTTGTGGCATGCAAATCCctctacaccatattttaacaGAGTACATTTTATATCATGATGCAAGGGCTGAAGCAAATATCATTGCAGATTTTCCGTCTATTTCAGCGGACAATGAGACACGTGAGACtcaagttttaaagttttgtgatgtgtctggactatGGCCTAAGCTTTTAGACTGGAGGTTGTagtgtgttacagagtggctggtTCATTCTTTTTTATTCTTGTAGTTAGCCAGCCATGTCCATCAGCTCTATTATTTTAACTGCTTATACCACTTTATTCCTGTTTAGTTAATGTTTTAATATTGGCATGATACTTCGTTTCATACTTCTGTGTGGGTACACATATAGTTTTAGTTTTCCACATTTTGTTCCTTTTAGTTTCTGTGCTGTTTTATAATCCTGTTTAGTGTATTTTACTAACACTTGTTTCAAACTGTTTTTGTGCAGGCACTGAAGGCCTTGCTGTCATGCGCACATATCGACATACCCATCCAGCCACCatcctgctacagtaactaaatcacagtcACTGATTTGCTACAGATTGCTCATAGATTATGCAGtggtagcttccaaaaattctcaaaaatgcttgTTTATTTCTGTTGATATACAGTGAAATTCAGGGATAGTGTAATTTTGGCCAAACTGTGACCACAGatgctgatttgctatgaaataaattAGGTATCCGAAACTTTCTTACTGATAACTTACAGAAATATTGTTTTGTGAGCATCCAGAAATTTTCAAACTAACCTATTTCTTGTGTAATtaaacaatgaaattagagaaccaTTGTTCTGAAAGAGGATAGGTCTACTGTTCTCAAAAACTTTATAAGTGAACAATTTCGTTTGAGCCTACAATTGACAATAACAGTACTAGTTTACTGTGGCACtaatgaatgtttgaaatttcatgatatatcacaatacaaatgagtattgatacaatcaatgaaagattatgcagaaatGACACTAACAGGAAAATATTTGAATCTAAAGCTGTAAGTTCATCTCTATCAAAATCGATAAAATTTGCGGCACCAACAGAGCGTGTCTTCTGgctgttgcagctaacagtgcagcATTGAAGTGCTTAGCTCCTGGGAGGGTAACTTTTGGGAGGATCAACAACTttgactcactcccttctcagtttctgcttccctttcacattGTTCAACTGTTagaactgccatctagtttctctaCCAGTTACATTTAACATTTTGCTCTCTGCATTTTATTCTtggtactttcagaatttcaaagagtgtcttCCAGTCAAAATTATCAAAGCTTtacctaaatctacaaatgccataaacgtaagtttgcctttctgcAGTCTGTCTTGTAAGATCAGTTGTAGTGTCAGCATTGCCTCTTGTGTTATCACTATCCTCCACAATTCaaaatgatcttccctgagatcagctTCTACTAGCTGACATTCTTTGGGAAATAATTTGTGTCACTATTTTCCAATCATGATTtgttaaactgttgtttcagtatacTCACACCTATCAGCAGATGCCTTTTTAGATGTAGGATTTGTTTACTTTCTTCTTGAAGAATGAGGGTAGTTTACATGTCATCTTGTGAACCAGGTGGAATAGATTTTTGATGCCttgctctcccaaggatctcagtaattctaagGGAATTATATCTATGCCAGtaccttgtttagacttaggtctttcagtgctctttcaaattcttccaaTTTTATCTTCATATACATCTTCTTCTATTTCTGTAGTATTATCTTCATGTTTGTTTCTCTGCAATAGAATCTCTGTACATTCATTCAACTTTGCAGGCTTCACTTCTTTACTTAACATGTTTATATATCTGCTTTTTTTctgcaaaggcctctttaattttcttgtaggtggcACTTATCTTTCATCTAGATGTGTATGCTTCTAAAGCCTTGCATTTCTTGTGTAGCCATTCCTgtgccgttttgcacttcctgtcattatAATTATAAAAAGAATGGTTctcttttgccagcttcatttgatGCATAATTGTATTTTCTCccttcaacaacagattcagtagcTGTTGCATTATCCAAAGATTTCTCTTGGctttgtctttatttattttttaatttgggtccctgctgccttcactatttcatctttcaaaggcTCCTATTCTTCTTCTGTCCCTGCCCAGAGAtgtgaatggtggactattttatctAAAAGGATGCTGTCATTATTAAGCCACCCAGCAGAGATCAGGAAATATAacattgctttcagctgtttgcaatgCTCATGTGTCAAGGGGCCATGACGGCTAATGTTACAAGactaaatcaatcaatcaatcagactgttgaccctgcaactactttAAAGGcggctgccccttttcaggaatcaTATGTTTGTTTTGCCTCTCCACAGATGGTTGTACCCACAGTATGGCTGTTGGTACCATAGAGGCATGTGTGTCACTCATGCAAGGTCCGTGGTGTGTGGGGTAGGAGGGAGTGTTACAGGGTCATCACTGCTTACAttacatataaatgatcttgtggataatgtGCTGTTGTCTACAAGGAGTTACAGTGCCAGATGATTGTGGCAAAATGCAGACAGACCTGTGAAGGATAGATGATTGTTGTGATGACTAGCAGTTAAGCCtgaatgttaatgaatgtaatGTATTGGGCACAAATAGATGAAGACATCCATTATGGTATTAGCTATAAACCACTGGAAACATTAATCACCATAAAATATATGTAGGCCTATCTGTCAGAAGCTCCCCAAAGTGAAATtatcacataaaactaattatAGGAAAAACAGATTCCAGGTTGAAATTCAGTGGGAAAATTCTAGGGAAATTAACTCATCCACtaaggaaatggcttacaaaacatcCTTTTGACCAAtcctttagtattgctcatcagtctagtTACCTCTCTTACAAGGTTGGATttacagagaagatccaacaaagagtggcACAATTTATCATATAGTCAGGAAGTAAGTTTGAAAGCTTTATGGAGATGATCAGCAAACTCCAGAGGCAGACTCTGCTAGAAAGGTGTTATGTATCACagaaaggtctctctctctctctctctctctctctctctctctctctctctctctctctctctgtgtgtgt encodes:
- the LOC124777903 gene encoding uncharacterized protein LOC124777903; amino-acid sequence: MSPGIGDEYTVFSVELQAILKNLYPADKLAQLIFDLLYLLQQVSFCWVSRHVGILGKWAAKEACRGQYVVQCPIPLQAVISALHRKSMQLWDEEWLAVRDSKLRLVKSTIWPWHSSCWLLKKDEVTFTHLQTGLCPITHGFLLW